Proteins encoded by one window of Kribbella italica:
- a CDS encoding FCD domain-containing protein: protein MGTESSLELGPSSLTEALYESVRKRIVNGDIPQGEKLTEVRLAGEYNVARPTAKAVLERLTALGLLRRTAHKTAVVPTLDEDEIRDLFFSRVTIEKAAVSTLATGGEVPPAAAKAQVAIEYAARDKLFENQVEADIAFHSALVAGVGSRRLSRMHELIIGEVHLTMGQYQAHRTAKPSTVAAEHAAILQAIESADPTAAAEHMAYHLEQAQSRLLSSLQKS, encoded by the coding sequence GTGGGTACCGAATCGAGTCTGGAGCTCGGGCCGTCCTCGCTGACCGAGGCGCTCTACGAGTCGGTGCGCAAGCGCATCGTGAACGGCGACATTCCGCAGGGGGAGAAGCTCACCGAGGTCCGTTTGGCCGGCGAGTACAACGTGGCCCGGCCGACCGCGAAGGCCGTGCTCGAACGGCTGACCGCGCTCGGGCTGCTCCGGCGTACGGCGCACAAGACCGCCGTCGTACCGACGCTCGACGAGGACGAGATCCGCGACCTGTTCTTCAGCCGGGTGACGATCGAGAAGGCCGCGGTCTCCACCCTGGCCACCGGCGGCGAGGTCCCGCCGGCCGCGGCGAAGGCCCAGGTCGCGATCGAGTACGCCGCCCGCGACAAGCTCTTCGAGAACCAGGTCGAGGCCGACATCGCCTTCCACAGTGCGCTGGTCGCGGGCGTCGGCAGCCGGCGGCTGTCGCGGATGCACGAGCTGATCATCGGCGAGGTGCACCTGACGATGGGCCAGTACCAGGCCCACCGCACCGCCAAGCCGTCGACGGTCGCCGCCGAGCACGCGGCGATCCTGCAGGCGATCGAGTCCGCCGACCCGACCGCCGCGGCCGAGCACATGGCGTACCACTTGGAGCAGGCCCAGAGCCGGCTGCTCAGCTCGCTGCAGAAGTCCTGA
- a CDS encoding D-2-hydroxyacid dehydrogenase — MIVVVGKHRADLVEVAAGTELRFVDSFDDVPLESVEAVIGRIPADLLAKAPKLRWVHSPAAGVDADLSPEMLASDVVLTSSVGNGAIPLAEHSMLLILMLNRDVPRWMKAQAERRWERFTHGELAGLTLGIYGLGHSGLDLAVKAKTFHMRVIGVRRRAGEPSPYVEQVSFEQLLDESDFIVVTAPRTEDTAGRFGAVEFARMKESAYFVCISRGGIADDDALLDALRTGQIAGAGLDAHGIEPLPPESAFWDLPNVIVTPHNGATSPGTVRRGEEIVRENLRRFLSGQELVNVVDKAAGY; from the coding sequence ATGATCGTTGTAGTAGGCAAGCACCGGGCCGACCTGGTGGAGGTTGCCGCAGGCACCGAGCTGCGGTTCGTCGACAGCTTCGACGACGTGCCGTTGGAGTCGGTCGAGGCGGTGATCGGGCGGATCCCAGCCGATTTGCTGGCGAAGGCGCCGAAGCTGCGGTGGGTGCACAGCCCGGCCGCGGGCGTCGACGCGGACCTGTCGCCGGAGATGCTGGCGTCGGACGTTGTTCTGACCTCGTCGGTCGGCAACGGCGCGATCCCGTTGGCGGAGCACTCGATGCTGCTCATACTGATGCTGAACCGGGACGTCCCGCGCTGGATGAAGGCGCAGGCCGAGCGCCGCTGGGAGCGGTTCACGCACGGCGAGCTGGCCGGGCTGACGCTCGGGATCTACGGGCTCGGGCACTCGGGTCTCGATCTGGCGGTCAAGGCCAAAACTTTCCACATGCGCGTGATCGGCGTACGACGACGTGCCGGCGAGCCCTCGCCGTACGTCGAGCAGGTGTCCTTCGAGCAACTGCTGGACGAGTCGGACTTCATCGTCGTGACGGCGCCTCGGACTGAAGACACGGCTGGACGCTTCGGGGCCGTGGAGTTCGCCCGGATGAAGGAGTCGGCGTACTTCGTCTGCATCTCGCGCGGCGGGATCGCGGACGACGACGCGCTGCTGGACGCCTTGCGCACCGGGCAGATCGCCGGCGCCGGGTTGGACGCGCACGGGATCGAGCCGTTGCCGCCGGAGAGCGCGTTCTGGGACCTGCCGAACGTGATCGTGACGCCGCACAACGGCGCGACCAGTCCGGGGACCGTCCGGCGTGGCGAGGAGATCGTGCGGGAGAACCTGCGACGCTTCCTGTCAGGGCAGGAACTGGTGAACGTGGTCGACAAGGCTGCGGGCTACTAG
- a CDS encoding carbohydrate ABC transporter permease, translating to MTLISAPPLRERRIKAALKHTGLLIFVAFMIYPLVWMVVSAFKPADQILTDPGLIPKDLTLDNFKDGWHALNRPFSVFFLNSLLVTLGSIVGNLFSCSLTAYALARLQFRMRKVYFAITLASVMLPFHVLVIPQYIFFSQFDLVNTYWPLLIPKFLATDAFFVFLMVQFIRTLPRELDRAAWIDGAGPFLTFWYVVLPLMRPALVTTTIFTFIWTWNDFFVPLIYLTRTQVFTVPVALNSMVDSETQTGVGMLFAMSLLSLLPILVFFAFAQKYLIRGIATTGLK from the coding sequence ATGACGCTCATCTCGGCTCCGCCGCTGCGGGAGCGACGGATCAAAGCGGCGCTGAAGCACACCGGGCTGCTGATCTTCGTCGCGTTCATGATCTACCCGCTGGTCTGGATGGTGGTCAGCGCCTTCAAACCGGCCGACCAGATCCTCACCGACCCCGGGCTGATCCCGAAGGACCTCACCCTGGACAACTTCAAGGACGGCTGGCACGCGCTCAACCGGCCGTTCTCGGTGTTCTTCCTGAACTCGCTGCTGGTCACGCTCGGCTCGATCGTCGGCAACCTGTTCAGCTGCTCGCTGACGGCGTACGCGCTGGCCCGGTTGCAGTTCCGGATGCGCAAGGTGTACTTCGCGATCACGCTGGCCTCGGTGATGCTGCCGTTCCACGTGCTGGTGATCCCGCAGTACATCTTCTTCTCCCAGTTCGACCTGGTGAACACCTACTGGCCGCTGCTGATCCCGAAGTTCCTGGCCACCGACGCGTTCTTCGTGTTCCTGATGGTGCAGTTCATCCGGACGCTGCCGCGCGAGCTCGACCGCGCGGCGTGGATCGACGGTGCCGGACCGTTCCTGACCTTCTGGTACGTCGTACTGCCGCTGATGCGCCCCGCCCTGGTGACCACGACGATCTTCACCTTCATCTGGACCTGGAACGACTTCTTCGTACCGCTGATCTACCTGACCCGGACGCAGGTGTTCACTGTGCCGGTGGCGCTGAACTCGATGGTCGACTCCGAGACGCAGACCGGCGTGGGCATGCTGTTCGCGATGTCCCTGCTGTCGTTGCTGCCGATCCTGGTCTTCTTCGCCTTCGCCCAGAAGTACCTGATCCGGGGTATCGCGACGACGGGACTCAAATGA
- a CDS encoding carbohydrate ABC transporter permease yields MLTDREPAVEQPAGPKRKRPAFHLNRQGRAAHIFLIPWQLGFLLITAVPLFASLYLAFTDYDILNPPEWSGLENFRRMVHDDQFWASVKVTLVYVVVSVPLQLGFALLLALVLDRGLSGLAFYRSAFYLPSLLGTSVAIAILWREIFGDAGLINKGLAVIGIDGESWLQNPRTALATLIILNVWTFGSPMVIFLAGLRQIPDELYEAAKVDGAGVWRQFTHVTVPLLTPIIFFNLILQTIGAFQTFTQAHIISGGTGGPANSTLFYTLYVYQQGFVAFDMGYASALAWVLMAVIGLVTALHFVASKYWVFYGDN; encoded by the coding sequence ATGCTGACCGACCGCGAGCCGGCGGTCGAGCAACCGGCGGGGCCGAAGCGCAAGCGGCCGGCCTTCCACCTCAACCGGCAGGGCCGGGCCGCCCACATCTTCCTGATCCCGTGGCAGCTCGGCTTCCTGCTGATCACCGCGGTGCCGCTGTTCGCGTCGCTCTACCTCGCCTTCACCGACTACGACATCCTCAACCCGCCGGAGTGGTCCGGGCTGGAGAACTTCCGCCGGATGGTGCACGACGACCAGTTCTGGGCGTCGGTCAAGGTCACCCTCGTGTACGTCGTGGTGTCGGTCCCGCTGCAGCTCGGATTCGCGTTGCTGCTGGCCCTCGTTCTGGATCGCGGGCTGAGCGGTTTGGCCTTCTACCGCAGCGCTTTCTACCTGCCGTCGTTGCTGGGGACCAGCGTCGCGATCGCGATCCTGTGGCGGGAGATCTTCGGCGACGCCGGCCTGATCAACAAGGGCCTGGCGGTGATCGGGATCGACGGCGAGAGCTGGTTGCAGAACCCGAGGACCGCGCTGGCCACGCTGATCATCCTGAACGTCTGGACGTTCGGCTCGCCGATGGTGATCTTCCTGGCCGGGCTGCGGCAGATCCCCGACGAGCTGTACGAGGCGGCGAAGGTGGACGGCGCCGGCGTGTGGCGCCAGTTCACCCACGTCACCGTGCCGCTGCTGACGCCGATCATCTTCTTCAACCTGATCCTGCAGACGATCGGCGCGTTCCAGACCTTCACCCAGGCGCACATCATCAGCGGTGGTACCGGCGGACCGGCGAACTCGACGCTGTTCTACACGCTGTACGTGTACCAGCAGGGATTCGTTGCCTTCGACATGGGCTACGCGTCGGCGCTGGCCTGGGTGCTGATGGCCGTGATCGGCCTGGTCACCGCACTGCACTTCGTCGCGTCCAAGTACTGGGTCTTCTACGGAGACAACTGA
- a CDS encoding ABC transporter substrate-binding protein, whose translation MTGLDRRGFLRLALGTTAASLSVAAVAGCGGSGGGGEAGGKTTLRYAWWGNNIRQQNYTKALQQFSTANGDIGIEPEFAEYSAFQERMTTQIAARDVPDIFWIASPQVMTYAKSKLYRTLDDVPTLNWGDYSKEDLETFKLGGELNTVPFAIFVPVIRYNETVAKADGVTLPADGAGWNWDAFSELLITYSKSNPAKRKGTPYAPDHDLTFEAWLRQRGEQLWTEDGQVGFTADGLGSWLEWWEKLRKAGAALSLSEQEGMGPDWAQVGKKVLVNFGNSNHIIDDAKMFPQEKFRLRAMPVDGSAVAGHKYLYFPRMAIYQRIDDDKLEAAGKVLDYNVNNAEMLKTVRLTMGAPTNPKVAEQAGAFASPDEKEMLAVVATDRAAQRKPRFEAPPGSSTWRTTMARICEEIALGKRGVSDGSAKMIEEIAAGIKRAQ comes from the coding sequence ATGACCGGACTGGATCGGCGAGGGTTTCTGAGGCTCGCCCTGGGGACGACGGCAGCGAGCCTGTCCGTGGCGGCGGTGGCCGGCTGCGGTGGGAGTGGCGGGGGTGGCGAAGCCGGGGGCAAGACGACGCTGCGGTACGCCTGGTGGGGCAACAACATCCGTCAGCAGAACTACACCAAGGCGCTGCAGCAGTTCAGCACCGCCAACGGCGACATCGGCATCGAGCCGGAGTTCGCCGAGTACAGCGCGTTCCAGGAGCGGATGACCACGCAGATCGCGGCCCGCGACGTACCGGACATCTTCTGGATCGCGTCGCCGCAGGTGATGACGTACGCGAAGAGCAAGCTGTACCGCACGCTCGACGACGTCCCGACGCTGAACTGGGGCGACTACAGCAAGGAGGACCTGGAGACCTTCAAGCTGGGTGGCGAGCTGAACACGGTGCCGTTCGCGATCTTCGTCCCGGTGATCCGGTACAACGAGACGGTCGCGAAGGCCGACGGTGTCACGCTGCCGGCGGACGGCGCGGGCTGGAACTGGGACGCGTTTTCCGAACTGCTCATCACGTACAGCAAGAGCAATCCCGCCAAGCGCAAGGGCACGCCGTACGCGCCGGATCACGACCTCACCTTCGAGGCCTGGCTGCGGCAGCGCGGCGAGCAGTTGTGGACCGAGGACGGCCAGGTCGGCTTCACCGCGGACGGTCTCGGCAGCTGGCTGGAGTGGTGGGAGAAGCTGCGCAAGGCCGGGGCCGCGCTCTCGCTGAGCGAGCAGGAAGGCATGGGTCCCGATTGGGCCCAGGTCGGCAAGAAGGTCCTGGTGAACTTCGGCAACTCCAACCACATCATCGACGACGCGAAGATGTTCCCGCAGGAGAAGTTCCGGCTGCGCGCGATGCCGGTCGACGGCAGTGCCGTGGCCGGGCACAAGTACCTGTACTTCCCGCGGATGGCGATCTACCAGCGCATCGACGACGACAAGCTCGAGGCGGCCGGCAAGGTGCTCGACTACAACGTCAACAACGCCGAGATGCTGAAGACGGTCCGGCTGACGATGGGCGCGCCGACCAACCCGAAGGTCGCCGAGCAGGCGGGCGCGTTCGCCAGCCCGGACGAGAAGGAGATGCTCGCGGTGGTCGCGACCGACCGCGCCGCGCAGCGCAAGCCGCGGTTCGAGGCGCCGCCCGGGTCGAGCACCTGGCGGACCACGATGGCCCGGATCTGCGAGGAGATCGCGCTCGGCAAGCGCGGTGTGTCCGACGGCTCGGCGAAGATGATCGAGGAGATCGCGGCCGGCATCAAGCGAGCGCAATGA